A single Triticum dicoccoides isolate Atlit2015 ecotype Zavitan chromosome 2A, WEW_v2.0, whole genome shotgun sequence DNA region contains:
- the LOC119353077 gene encoding acyl-[acyl-carrier-protein] desaturase 7, chloroplastic-like gives MATSQSSWLLRHACPLAMPWTRTGNNIGLQVTNITYWRCSRANGGRIMAGMTMSTANCLAQPAQLQGEAVQVSKRSTRTGRGAAVAARHEEEGTDDEWLMYLEPAKLEVFDNLEPWAEANVVPLLKPAEVAWQPTDLLPDLASLGADGFHAACCDIRARAAGLPDAHLVCLVGNMVTEEALPTYQSIPNRFEAVRDLTGSSGTAWARWIRGWSAEENRHGDVLNKYLFLSGRVDMRQVERTIHNLIQSGMVMNAARSPYHGFIYVAFQERATSISHGNTARRAKEHGDLSLARICGAIAADEKRHELAYTRIVGKLFEIDPDGAVRALAYMMRRRIIMPASLMTDGRDSDLFSQYGAVAQQAGIYTASDYRSILEHLINQWGVEELVATGLSDEGRRARDYVCALPRKIRRLEQKAHERNDKKARPTASIPFSWIFDRPVNITMA, from the exons ATGGCGACGTCGCAAAGCTCATGGCTCCTCAGACATGCTTGCCCActagcgatgccatggacaagaacaGGGAATAATATAGGCCTCCAAGTGACCAACATCACCTACTG GAGATGCAGTAGGGCGAATGGAGGAAGAATCATGGCGGGTATGACTATGAGCACCGCCAACTGCTTAGCACAACCTGCGCAACTCCAAGGTGAAGCGGTCCAAGTTAGTAAGAGAAGCACGCGCACTGGCCGGGGCGCCGCCGTTGCGGCTAGGCACGAGGAGGAGGGCACCGACGATGAATGGCTCATGTACCTGGAGCCGGCGAAGCTAGAGGTGTTCGATAATCTGGAGCCTTGGGCGGAGGCGAATGTGGTGCCGCTCCTTAAGCCCGCGGAGGTGGCGTGGCAGCCGACGGACTTGCTGCCGGACCTGGCGTCGCTGGGCGCCGACGGCTTCCACGCGGCGTGCTGCGACATCCGCGCCCGCGCGGCCGGCCTGCCCGACGCGCACCTCGTGTGCCTCGTGGGGAACATGGTCACGGAGGAGGCGCTGCCGACGTACCAGAGTATACCCAACCGCTTCGAGGCCGTGCGCGACCTCACAGGCTCCAGCGGTACGGCCTGGGCGCGCTGGATCCGCGGCTGGTCCGCCGAGGAGAATCGCCACGGGGACGTGCTCAACAAGTACCTCTTCCTCTCCGGCCGCGTTGACATGCGGCAGGTCGAGAGGACCATCCACAACCTCATCCAGTCCGGCATGGTCATGAACGCCGCGCGGAGCCCCTACCACGGCTTCATCTACGTCGCCTTCCAGGAGCGCGCCACCTCCATCTCCCATGGCAACACGGCGCGGCGCGCCAAGGAGCATGGCGACCTGTCGCTCGCGCGTATATGCGGCGCCATCGCCGCCGACGAGAAGCGCCACGAGCTGGCCTACACGCGCATCGTGGGGAAGCTGTTCGAGATCGATCCGGACGGCGCCGTGCGCGCGCTCGCATACATGATGCGTCGTCGGATCATCATGCCGGCGTCCCTTATGACCGACGGCCGCGATAGCGACCTCTTCAGCCAATACGGGGCGGTGGCGCAGCAGGCCGGCATTTACACTGCCTCCGACTACCGTAGCATTTTGGAGCATCTCATAAATCAGTGGGGAGTGGAAGAGCTGGTGGCCACCGGGCTCTCCGACGAGGGTAGGCGTGCGCGGGACTATGTGTGCGCACTCCCACGAAAAATCCGAAGGTTGGAGCAGAAGGCCCACGAACGTAATGACAAGAAGGCCCGGCCCACAGCATCCATCCCATTTAGCTGGATCTTTGATAGGCCCGTCAACATCACCATGGCCTAA